In a single window of the Thermococcus sp. genome:
- the psmB gene encoding archaeal proteasome endopeptidase complex subunit beta, with translation METKKTGTTTVGIKAKDGVVLAADTQASLDHMVETLNIRKIVPITDRIAITTAGSVGDVQALARMLEAEARYYQFTWNRPMSTKAMANLLSNILNENKWFPYLVQIIIGGHVEEPTLANLDPMGGLIFDDYTATGSGSPFAIAVLEDGFKKGMSVKEAKELAVRAVRTAGKRDVYTGSRKIQVVVITKEGMKEEFVEFRE, from the coding sequence ATGGAGACCAAGAAGACCGGCACCACCACAGTGGGAATAAAGGCCAAGGACGGTGTCGTTCTGGCCGCTGATACGCAGGCTTCCCTCGACCACATGGTCGAGACCCTCAACATAAGGAAGATAGTCCCCATCACCGACAGGATAGCGATAACCACCGCGGGAAGCGTTGGTGACGTCCAGGCACTGGCGAGAATGCTTGAGGCGGAGGCGCGCTACTATCAGTTCACCTGGAACAGGCCCATGAGCACCAAGGCCATGGCTAACCTGCTCAGCAACATACTCAACGAGAACAAGTGGTTCCCCTACCTCGTCCAGATAATCATAGGCGGCCACGTTGAAGAGCCGACGCTGGCCAACCTCGACCCGATGGGAGGGCTCATCTTCGACGACTACACCGCAACCGGCTCGGGAAGCCCCTTCGCCATAGCCGTCCTTGAGGACGGCTTCAAGAAGGGCATGAGCGTCAAAGAAGCCAAGGAGCTCGCCGTCAGGGCCGTCAGGACGGCCGGAAAGAGGGACGTCTACACGGGCAGCAGGAAGATCCAGGTCGTCGTCATAACGAAGGAAGGCATGAAGGAAGAGTTCGTTGAGTTCAGGGAGTGA